A genomic stretch from Pristiophorus japonicus isolate sPriJap1 chromosome 6, sPriJap1.hap1, whole genome shotgun sequence includes:
- the dusp28 gene encoding dual specificity phosphatase 28: MLQLCKLTDSLLISNSRSACDDGLLSGEGVTFCINVSKQQPFPGLRIGILRVPVFDDPAENIHKYFDRCADAIEGAGKAGGKTLVYCKNGRSRSATICTAYLMKYRHLSLREAFELVKSARPAVEPNEGFWEQLQRYEGELQSRQIGANSSTNG, from the exons ATGCTTCAGCTGTGCAAGCTCACCGACTCGCTGCTGATCAGCAACTCCCGGTCGGCCTGCGACGACGGGCTGCTCTCCGGAGAGGGGGTGACGTTCTGCATCAACGTGTCGAAGCAGCAGCCCTTCCCGGGGCTGAGGATCGGCATCCTGCGGGTGCCCGTCTTCGACGACCCGGCCGAGAACATCCACAAGTACTTCGACCGGTGCGCCGACGCCATCGAGGGAGCCGGGAAGGCGGGCGGCAAGACCCTGGTGTACTGCAAGAACGGCCGCAGCAGGTCGGCGACCATTTGCACCGCCTACCTCATGAAGTACCGGCACCTTTCCCTCCGGGAGGCCTTCGAG CTCGTGAAGTCTGCCAGGCCAGCGGTGGAGCCCAATGAAGGTTTCTGGGAGCAGCTTCAAAGATATGAAGGCGAACTTCAATCCAGGCAGATTGGAGCTAATTCTTCAACCAATGGATGA